In the genome of Myxococcus stipitatus, one region contains:
- a CDS encoding response regulator: protein MNEAKTLLFLEDDKDLQTLVGAFLREKGYRVEAARTAAEARTLLSKMPVDAAIVDGLLPGVTGADFIRELRKTLPDLPVLFASAFWKDLKSHEMLTRQLKVARIIHKPYRPEELFLWVNQLFAKKLPPPPTGPRALADVDPLRDELAASLVALNAEYGARLKDKVEGLQTLLGEAREGNRESLEQASIITHKLHGTAGSYGFSEVSLAAGRLEDALRAGGDGARLDWGMVDVAFRELAATASVPVMPVHKELPSAVLPTEGVLLVVDEDAELLAEAERLGRSHVVRVLCARTADQALALARKQWVDGVVIHMHLGGEMGGVQAAHLLRSAEGLGSLPLVFTGAKGGLEERVVAAHAGASMFLPRPFTGPDFVAAAERMVAARRPERARVLVVDDDPEAISALVQALASEQVEVVGLGDAHRLMESLAEHRPDLLLLDVQMPGPSGFDLCRILRSTPTWQDLPVLLITAHLGLEFRLAAFQAGADDYISKPVLREELRARVQARLERARLSKERVERDALTGLLTRKPFIEGMRARLSEARRQHRSLALCFLDVDHFKQVNDRYGHLAGDRVLARLGRLLGSRFRREDVRGRWGGEELVVGLLGETAASAKAILSRTMAEVAQMTFDGDGGESFHVTLSVGIAEAPVDGGSLEDLLRAADGRLHRAKSNGRNRIEV, encoded by the coding sequence ATGAATGAAGCCAAGACGCTCCTGTTCCTCGAGGACGACAAGGACCTTCAGACGCTGGTCGGCGCCTTCCTGCGCGAGAAGGGCTACCGGGTGGAGGCGGCGCGCACGGCGGCGGAGGCGCGCACGCTGCTGTCGAAGATGCCCGTGGACGCGGCCATCGTGGACGGGCTGCTGCCGGGGGTGACGGGGGCGGACTTCATTCGCGAGCTGCGCAAGACGCTGCCGGACCTGCCGGTGTTGTTCGCGTCGGCGTTCTGGAAGGACCTGAAGAGCCACGAGATGTTGACGCGGCAGCTGAAGGTCGCGCGCATCATCCACAAGCCCTACCGGCCGGAGGAGCTGTTCCTCTGGGTGAATCAGCTCTTCGCCAAGAAGCTGCCGCCCCCGCCGACGGGCCCTCGGGCGCTGGCGGACGTGGACCCGCTGCGCGACGAGCTGGCGGCGAGCCTGGTGGCGCTCAACGCGGAGTATGGCGCGCGCCTGAAGGACAAGGTGGAGGGGCTCCAGACGCTCCTGGGCGAGGCGCGCGAGGGTAACCGCGAGTCGCTGGAGCAGGCGTCCATCATCACGCACAAGCTGCACGGAACGGCGGGCAGCTATGGCTTCTCCGAGGTGAGCCTGGCGGCCGGGCGGCTCGAGGACGCGCTGCGGGCGGGAGGCGACGGGGCCCGGCTGGACTGGGGCATGGTGGACGTGGCGTTCCGCGAGCTGGCGGCGACGGCGTCGGTGCCGGTGATGCCGGTGCACAAGGAGCTGCCCTCGGCGGTGCTGCCGACGGAGGGCGTGCTGCTGGTGGTGGACGAGGACGCGGAGCTGCTGGCGGAGGCGGAGCGGCTGGGGCGCTCGCACGTGGTGCGGGTGCTGTGCGCGCGCACGGCGGACCAGGCGCTCGCGCTGGCGCGCAAGCAGTGGGTGGATGGCGTGGTCATCCACATGCACCTGGGGGGCGAGATGGGGGGCGTGCAGGCGGCGCACCTGCTGCGCTCGGCGGAGGGGTTGGGCTCGCTGCCGCTGGTGTTCACGGGGGCGAAGGGCGGGCTGGAGGAGCGGGTGGTGGCGGCGCACGCGGGCGCGTCGATGTTCCTGCCCAGGCCCTTCACGGGGCCGGACTTCGTGGCGGCGGCGGAGCGGATGGTGGCGGCGCGGCGTCCGGAGCGGGCGCGGGTGCTGGTGGTGGATGACGACCCGGAGGCCATCTCCGCGCTGGTGCAGGCGCTGGCGAGCGAGCAGGTGGAGGTGGTGGGGCTGGGGGATGCGCACCGGCTGATGGAGTCGCTGGCGGAGCATCGGCCGGACCTGTTGTTGCTGGACGTGCAGATGCCGGGGCCCAGCGGGTTTGACTTGTGCCGCATCCTGCGCTCGACGCCGACGTGGCAGGACCTGCCGGTGTTGTTGATTACGGCGCACCTGGGGTTGGAGTTCCGGCTGGCGGCGTTCCAGGCGGGGGCGGACGACTACATCTCCAAGCCGGTGTTGAGGGAGGAGCTGCGGGCGCGGGTGCAGGCGCGGCTGGAGCGGGCGCGGCTGTCGAAGGAGCGGGTGGAGCGGGACGCGCTGACGGGGCTGCTGACGCGCAAGCCGTTCATCGAGGGGATGCGGGCGCGGCTGTCGGAGGCGCGGCGGCAGCACCGCTCGCTGGCGCTGTGCTTCCTGGACGTGGACCACTTCAAGCAGGTGAATGACCGGTACGGGCACCTGGCGGGAGACCGCGTGCTGGCGCGGCTGGGGCGGCTGTTGGGCTCGCGCTTCCGCCGGGAGGACGTGCGCGGGAGGTGGGGCGGGGAGGAGCTGGTGGTGGGGCTGTTGGGCGAGACGGCCGCGAGCGCCAAGGCGATTCTGTCGCGCACGATGGCGGAGGTGGCGCAGATGACGTTCGACGGCGACGGGGGCGAGTCCTTCCACGTGACGCTGAGC